A section of the Malania oleifera isolate guangnan ecotype guangnan chromosome 2, ASM2987363v1, whole genome shotgun sequence genome encodes:
- the LOC131148482 gene encoding zinc finger CCCH domain-containing protein 2-like has protein sequence MSSSSSSVCAEHNKFHPSHQLLSPQKTLRPIDIPPRKLLSHHHHPIDIMTFSAASPRTAPIFPPADESLLLKFLSYNSDADGDPDPYASDHFRMFEFKIRRCTRSRSHDWTDCPFAHPGEKARRRDLSRHHYAGTVCPDFRRGGCSRGDDCEFAHGVFECWLHPARYRTEPCKDGKNCKRKVCFFAHTPQQLRVLPPQDSGDRQYQRNSAAVGSPAKQHCCFFCHSINANSPTSTLMDMSNFSPSSTPPLSPPVSPANSGRSGGGFVLGSQSRERRLGMNGSSVADQISMLSYKNVLTELISSLEAINLSEASSLANYCAEKGNHQNQWINNTTDIREDEEEEEELINNKAVTSSTPNGSSSSSSTRDFLAVEKDCGRKGWRRGDERVSENGWGCPDLGWVNDLLM, from the coding sequence ATGAGCAGCAGTAGTAGCAGTGTTTGTGCGGAACACAACAAGTTTCATCCCTCCCACCAACTCCTCTCCCCACAAAAAACCCTTCGTCCCATAGACATCCCTCCTCGCAAGCTACTTTCCCACCACCACCACCCCATAGACATCATGACGTTCTCCGCCGCCTCCCCAAGAACCGCCCCCATCTTCCCCCCGGCCGACGAGTCCCTCCTTCTCAAGTTCCTCTCCTACAACTCCGACGCCGACGGTGACCCCGACCCCTATGCCTCCGACCACTTCCGCATGTTCGAGTTCAAGATCCGCCGCTGCACCCGCAGTCGCAGCCACGACTGGACTGACTGCCCCTTCGCCCATCCCGGCGAAAAGGCCCGCCGCCGTGATCTCAGCCGCCACCACTACGCCGGCACTGTCTGCCCCGACTTCCGCCGCGGCGGGTGTAGCCGCGGCGACGACTGCGAGTTCGCTCACGGCGTGTTCGAGTGCTGGCTTCACCCTGCCAGGTACAGGACCGAGCCCTGTAAGGACGGCAAGAACTGCAAGAGGAAGGTCTGTTTCTTCGCTCACACGCCGCAGCAGCTGCGTGTATTGCCTCCGCAGGATTCCGGTGATCGGCAGTATCAGCGGAACTCGGCGGCGGTGGGTTCTCCGGCAAAGCAGCACTGTTGCTTCTTCTGTCACTCAATCAATGCTAACTCCCCAACTTCTACGCTGATGGATATGTCCAATTTCTCCCCGTCGTCGACTCCTCCGCTCTCGCCGCCTGTATCGCCGGCCAATTCCGGCCGATCGGGAGGTGGGTTTGTGCTGGGGAGTCAGTCTAGGGAGAGGCGGTTGGGTATGAACGGAAGTAGTGTAGCTGATCAGATATCGATGTTGAGTTACAAGAATGTTCTGACGGAGCTGATAAGTTCTTTGGAAGCCATTAATCTGAGTGAAGCTTCATCGCTTGCCAATTATTGTGCTGAGAAGGGAAATCATCAAAACCAGTGGATTAACAATACTACTGATATtcgagaagatgaagaagaagaagaagaactaatTAATAATAAAGCCGTGACAAGTTCTACGCCTAATgggtcgtcgtcgtcgtcatcaaCAAGAGATTTTTTAGCAGTAGAAAAAGATTGTGGGAGAAAAGGGTGGAGGAGGGGTGATGAAAGAGTGAGTGAGAACGGATGGGGTTGTCCTGATTTGGGGTGGGTCAACGATCTATTGATGTAG